From a region of the Pecten maximus chromosome 18, xPecMax1.1, whole genome shotgun sequence genome:
- the LOC117316202 gene encoding uncharacterized protein LOC117316202 isoform X1: MFPAAVWTLILLQIVRGQTIIPVFVQSNAPVTLTCPADDQAAILTWTGPGGNLYVTGTTVEAGLNDVIKSRISVGHSGGSYTLTFTEFQAKDTGIYTCTVDGTVGLRMVIIQGVTSASPVYTGQGGTVTLQCTDTGGTAQWVVTSPVVFIYTIGTSINPAIPVSTTTRLSVTRRNGNYNLHISDVQLSDVREYRCTIGVTNTYYYLILYNGPSTVSLTPPTVTYTPTEGQTIPTITCSTDCNPVCTFIWTKDGQSYTTGRPQYLHSFCPRQTLPTSGQRVTRYRTSPVQRTVDLAVPLSGHDRTTPALLSHLCYHWDNWTDQKSGRTGVLL; the protein is encoded by the exons gtCAGACCATCATACCTGTGTTTGTCCAGAGTAACGCCCCCGTCACACTGACCTGTCCGGCTGATGACCAGGCCGCCATACTTACCTGGACCGGACCTGGGGGTAACCTGTACGTTACCGGTACCACAGTGGAGGCTGGTCTGAATGACGTTATTAAATCCCGGATATCTGTCGGTCACTCTGGAGGGAGTTACACACTGACGTTTACAGAGTTCCAGGCGAAGGACACggggatatatacatgtacagtggatGGGACAGTAGGCCTACGGATGGTCATTATAcaag GTGTGACTTCAGCCTCCCCAGTGTACACCGGAcagggtgggactgtaacactacagtgtactgatactggtggtacagcACAATGGGTTGTAACATCACCTGTTGTATTCATTTACACTATCGGGACAAGCATCAACCCGGCCATACCCGTCTCTACGACGACCAGACTGAGTGTGACCAGACGGAACGGGAACTACAACCTACATATCAGTGATGTACAGCTGTCAGATGTCAGGGAGTACAGATGTACCATCGGAGTTACAAACACGTACTACTATCtaatactgtaca ACGGACCGTCCACCGTAAGTCTGACACCACCAACTGTGACCTACACTCCTACAGAGGGACAGACTATCCCCACCATCACGTGTTCTACTGACTGTAACCCGGTCTGTACCTTCATCTGGACAAAGGATGGACAGTCCTATACAACAGG ACGGCCCCAGTACCTCCACAGCTTCTGTCCCCGCCAGACACTACCTACATCAGGACAGAGGGTgacacgttaccggacatcacctgtacagcggactgtagacctggctgtacctttgtctggacacgaccggacaacaccagctttactgtctcacctgtgttatcactgggacaactggacagatcagaaGTCGGGGCGTACAGGTGTACTGCTATGA
- the LOC117316202 gene encoding uncharacterized protein LOC117316202 isoform X2 yields MFPAAVWTLILLQIVRGQTIIPVFVQSNAPVTLTCPADDQAAILTWTGPGGNLYVTGTTVEAGLNDVIKSRISVGHSGGSYTLTFTEFQAKDTGIYTCTVDGTVGLRMVIIQGVTSASPVYTGQGGTVTLQCTDTGGTAQWVVTSPVVFIYTIGTSINPAIPVSTTTRLSVTRRNGNYNLHISDVQLSDVREYRCTIGVTNTYYYLILYNGPSTVSLTPPTVTYTPTEGQTIPTITCSTDCNPVCTFIWTKDGQSYTTGSGLQLTNIQLSQGGGACTVVRPLMCTGVTSA; encoded by the exons gtCAGACCATCATACCTGTGTTTGTCCAGAGTAACGCCCCCGTCACACTGACCTGTCCGGCTGATGACCAGGCCGCCATACTTACCTGGACCGGACCTGGGGGTAACCTGTACGTTACCGGTACCACAGTGGAGGCTGGTCTGAATGACGTTATTAAATCCCGGATATCTGTCGGTCACTCTGGAGGGAGTTACACACTGACGTTTACAGAGTTCCAGGCGAAGGACACggggatatatacatgtacagtggatGGGACAGTAGGCCTACGGATGGTCATTATAcaag GTGTGACTTCAGCCTCCCCAGTGTACACCGGAcagggtgggactgtaacactacagtgtactgatactggtggtacagcACAATGGGTTGTAACATCACCTGTTGTATTCATTTACACTATCGGGACAAGCATCAACCCGGCCATACCCGTCTCTACGACGACCAGACTGAGTGTGACCAGACGGAACGGGAACTACAACCTACATATCAGTGATGTACAGCTGTCAGATGTCAGGGAGTACAGATGTACCATCGGAGTTACAAACACGTACTACTATCtaatactgtaca ACGGACCGTCCACCGTAAGTCTGACACCACCAACTGTGACCTACACTCCTACAGAGGGACAGACTATCCCCACCATCACGTGTTCTACTGACTGTAACCCGGTCTGTACCTTCATCTGGACAAAGGATGGACAGTCCTATACAACAGGGTCAGGTCTCCAACTCACCAACATACAGCTTAGTCAGGGGGGGGGGGCGTGTACAGTTGTACGGCCATTAATGTGTACGGGAGTGACGTCAGCGTAG